A single region of the Pan troglodytes isolate AG18354 chromosome 18, NHGRI_mPanTro3-v2.0_pri, whole genome shotgun sequence genome encodes:
- the EEF2KMT gene encoding protein-lysine N-methyltransferase EEF2KMT isoform X1, which translates to MAPEENAGTELLLQSFERRFLAARTLRSFPWQSLEAKLRDSSDSELLRDILHKTVKHPVCVKHPPSVKYARCFLSELIKKHEAVHTEPLDELYEALAETLMAKESTQGHRSYLLPSGGSVTLSESTAIISHGTTGLVTWDAALYLAEWAIENPAAFTNRTVLELGSGAGLTGLAICKMCRPRAYIFSDCHSRVLEQLRGNVLLNGLSLEADITAKLDSPRVTVAQLDWDVATVHQLSAFQPDVVIAADVLYCPEAIVSLVGVLQRLAACREHQRAPEVYVAFTIRNPETCQLFTTELGRAGIRWEVEPRHEQKLFPYEEHLEMAMLNLTL; encoded by the exons ATGGCGCCCGAGGAGAACGCAGGGACCGAACTCTTGCTGCAGAGTTTCGAGCGCCGCTTCCTGGCGGCGCGCACACTGCGCTCCTTCCCCTGGCAG AGCTTAGAAGCAAAGTTAAGAGACTCATCAGATTCCGAGCTGCTGCGGGATATTTTGCACAAG ACTGTGAAGCATCCTGTGTGTGTGAAGCACCCGCCGTCCGTCAAATATGCCCGGTGCTTTCTCTCAGAACTCATCAAAAAG CACGAGGCTGTCCACACAGAGCCTTTGGACGAGCTGTACGAGGCGCTGGCGGAGACCCTGATGGCCAAGGAGTCCACCCAAGGCCACCGGAGCTATTTGCTG CCCTCGGGAGGCTCGGTCACACTCTCCGAGAGCACGGCCATCATCTCCCACGGTACCACAGGCCTGGTCACATGGGACGCCGCCCTCTACCTTGCAGAATGGGCCATCGAGAACCCGGCAGCCTTCACTAACAG GACTGTCCTAGAGCTTGGCAGTGGTGCTGGCCTCACAGGCCTGGCCATCTGCAAGATGTGCCGCCCCCGGGCATACATCTTCAGCGACTGTCACAGCCGGGTCCTTGAGCAGCTCCGAGGGAATGTCCTTCTCAATGGCCTCTCATTAGAGGCAGACATCACTGCCAAGTTAGACAGCCCCAGGGTGACAGTGGCCCAGCTGGACTGGGACGTCGCGACGGTCCATCAGCTCTCTGCCTTCCAGCCAGATGTTGTCATTGCAGCAG ACGTGCTGTATTGCCCAGAAGCCATCGTGTCGCTGGTCGGGGTCCTGCAGAGGCTGGCTGCCTGCCGGGAGCACCAGCGGGCTCCTGAGGTCTACGTGGCCTTTACCATCCGCAACCCAGAGACGTGCCAGCTGTTCACCACCGAGCTag GCCGGGCCGGGATCAGATGGGAAGTGGAACCTCGTCATGAGCAGAAACTGTTTCCCTACGAAGAGCACTTGGAGATGGCAATGCTGAACCTCACCCTGTAG
- the EEF2KMT gene encoding protein-lysine N-methyltransferase EEF2KMT isoform X3, translating to MAPEENAGTELLLQSFERRFLAARTLRSFPWQSLEAKLRDSSDSELLRDILHKTVKHPVCVKHPPSVKYARCFLSELIKKPSGGSVTLSESTAIISHGTTGLVTWDAALYLAEWAIENPAAFTNRTVLELGSGAGLTGLAICKMCRPRAYIFSDCHSRVLEQLRGNVLLNGLSLEADITAKLDSPRVTVAQLDWDVATVHQLSAFQPDVVIAADVLYCPEAIVSLVGVLQRLAACREHQRAPEVYVAFTIRNPETCQLFTTELGRAGIRWEVEPRHEQKLFPYEEHLEMAMLNLTL from the exons ATGGCGCCCGAGGAGAACGCAGGGACCGAACTCTTGCTGCAGAGTTTCGAGCGCCGCTTCCTGGCGGCGCGCACACTGCGCTCCTTCCCCTGGCAG AGCTTAGAAGCAAAGTTAAGAGACTCATCAGATTCCGAGCTGCTGCGGGATATTTTGCACAAG ACTGTGAAGCATCCTGTGTGTGTGAAGCACCCGCCGTCCGTCAAATATGCCCGGTGCTTTCTCTCAGAACTCATCAAAAAG CCCTCGGGAGGCTCGGTCACACTCTCCGAGAGCACGGCCATCATCTCCCACGGTACCACAGGCCTGGTCACATGGGACGCCGCCCTCTACCTTGCAGAATGGGCCATCGAGAACCCGGCAGCCTTCACTAACAG GACTGTCCTAGAGCTTGGCAGTGGTGCTGGCCTCACAGGCCTGGCCATCTGCAAGATGTGCCGCCCCCGGGCATACATCTTCAGCGACTGTCACAGCCGGGTCCTTGAGCAGCTCCGAGGGAATGTCCTTCTCAATGGCCTCTCATTAGAGGCAGACATCACTGCCAAGTTAGACAGCCCCAGGGTGACAGTGGCCCAGCTGGACTGGGACGTCGCGACGGTCCATCAGCTCTCTGCCTTCCAGCCAGATGTTGTCATTGCAGCAG ACGTGCTGTATTGCCCAGAAGCCATCGTGTCGCTGGTCGGGGTCCTGCAGAGGCTGGCTGCCTGCCGGGAGCACCAGCGGGCTCCTGAGGTCTACGTGGCCTTTACCATCCGCAACCCAGAGACGTGCCAGCTGTTCACCACCGAGCTag GCCGGGCCGGGATCAGATGGGAAGTGGAACCTCGTCATGAGCAGAAACTGTTTCCCTACGAAGAGCACTTGGAGATGGCAATGCTGAACCTCACCCTGTAG
- the EEF2KMT gene encoding protein-lysine N-methyltransferase EEF2KMT isoform X2, with the protein MAPEENAGTELLLQSFERRFLAARTLRSFPWQSLEAKLRDSSDSELLRDILHKHEAVHTEPLDELYEALAETLMAKESTQGHRSYLLPSGGSVTLSESTAIISHGTTGLVTWDAALYLAEWAIENPAAFTNRTVLELGSGAGLTGLAICKMCRPRAYIFSDCHSRVLEQLRGNVLLNGLSLEADITAKLDSPRVTVAQLDWDVATVHQLSAFQPDVVIAADVLYCPEAIVSLVGVLQRLAACREHQRAPEVYVAFTIRNPETCQLFTTELGRAGIRWEVEPRHEQKLFPYEEHLEMAMLNLTL; encoded by the exons ATGGCGCCCGAGGAGAACGCAGGGACCGAACTCTTGCTGCAGAGTTTCGAGCGCCGCTTCCTGGCGGCGCGCACACTGCGCTCCTTCCCCTGGCAG AGCTTAGAAGCAAAGTTAAGAGACTCATCAGATTCCGAGCTGCTGCGGGATATTTTGCACAAG CACGAGGCTGTCCACACAGAGCCTTTGGACGAGCTGTACGAGGCGCTGGCGGAGACCCTGATGGCCAAGGAGTCCACCCAAGGCCACCGGAGCTATTTGCTG CCCTCGGGAGGCTCGGTCACACTCTCCGAGAGCACGGCCATCATCTCCCACGGTACCACAGGCCTGGTCACATGGGACGCCGCCCTCTACCTTGCAGAATGGGCCATCGAGAACCCGGCAGCCTTCACTAACAG GACTGTCCTAGAGCTTGGCAGTGGTGCTGGCCTCACAGGCCTGGCCATCTGCAAGATGTGCCGCCCCCGGGCATACATCTTCAGCGACTGTCACAGCCGGGTCCTTGAGCAGCTCCGAGGGAATGTCCTTCTCAATGGCCTCTCATTAGAGGCAGACATCACTGCCAAGTTAGACAGCCCCAGGGTGACAGTGGCCCAGCTGGACTGGGACGTCGCGACGGTCCATCAGCTCTCTGCCTTCCAGCCAGATGTTGTCATTGCAGCAG ACGTGCTGTATTGCCCAGAAGCCATCGTGTCGCTGGTCGGGGTCCTGCAGAGGCTGGCTGCCTGCCGGGAGCACCAGCGGGCTCCTGAGGTCTACGTGGCCTTTACCATCCGCAACCCAGAGACGTGCCAGCTGTTCACCACCGAGCTag GCCGGGCCGGGATCAGATGGGAAGTGGAACCTCGTCATGAGCAGAAACTGTTTCCCTACGAAGAGCACTTGGAGATGGCAATGCTGAACCTCACCCTGTAG